In the Ruminococcus sp. OA3 genome, one interval contains:
- a CDS encoding sugar phosphate isomerase/epimerase family protein → MMKIGLNTNTFPGETLDVLIPLAKDFGIRHLELWGSNLEPNGKERVNFYAFSDKNMRKAKEQIEAAGLTVGALSSGLGLDTQMTSDPELFSRELVTTVEAAAFFGAKVVNHYSDKIQPGLTPEMERLHQYFDAAVKRAEELGVILALENEAGDASRTPENMLKIVEAFDSPNFKTNFDATNYYHASCEAFPYAYELLQKHIAYVHIKNGRLYRPGGFCPDTKWFGGAMTCEPGTIYYCEARDGVVNIDGLVHRLAQDGYQGMCTLEPHTTRENAIRAIHGEVRYLRATDLFE, encoded by the coding sequence ATGATGAAGATTGGTTTGAATACAAACACATTTCCCGGTGAGACGCTGGATGTGCTGATACCACTGGCAAAAGACTTCGGGATCCGCCATTTGGAACTTTGGGGTTCGAATCTGGAGCCGAACGGGAAAGAACGTGTGAACTTCTATGCCTTCTCAGATAAAAACATGAGAAAGGCAAAAGAACAGATCGAAGCTGCGGGGCTGACCGTGGGTGCTCTCTCCTCTGGTCTCGGGCTGGATACGCAGATGACGAGTGATCCGGAATTATTTTCACGGGAACTGGTAACGACAGTGGAGGCCGCGGCATTTTTTGGGGCTAAAGTGGTGAATCATTATTCTGATAAGATTCAGCCGGGGCTCACACCGGAGATGGAACGGCTCCACCAGTACTTCGATGCGGCGGTGAAACGTGCAGAAGAACTCGGCGTCATCCTGGCGCTGGAAAATGAAGCCGGAGATGCCAGCCGGACACCGGAAAATATGCTGAAGATTGTAGAGGCATTTGATTCTCCGAACTTTAAGACGAATTTCGATGCGACAAACTACTACCATGCATCCTGCGAGGCGTTTCCATATGCATACGAACTGCTGCAGAAGCATATCGCATACGTACATATCAAGAACGGAAGACTTTACCGGCCGGGCGGTTTCTGCCCGGATACGAAATGGTTCGGAGGGGCGATGACGTGTGAACCGGGAACGATCTATTACTGTGAAGCAAGGGACGGCGTTGTGAATATTGACGGTCTGGTACACAGGCTCGCACAGGACGGATATCAGGGAATGTGTACCCTGGAGCCACACACGACGCGGGAAAACGCCATCCGTGCGATCCACGGTGAGGTTCGTTATCTCAGGGCGACTGATTTATTCGAATGA